One region of Ornithinibacter aureus genomic DNA includes:
- a CDS encoding NADH-quinone oxidoreductase subunit C, whose protein sequence is MSPEQNSGEVEGTLDEATQAHTANIATWQDISDEAREPVKVGERHGMFGATKGHDTSGYGGLVTPTLLPGASPRPYGSWFDEVADQLGTALTTGDGPGYHEAIERVVVDRGELTFFVAREHLLAVARAMRDTPQLRFEMCMGVSGVHYPEETGRELHAVYPLLSITNGSRRVRLEVAAPDSDPHIPSIISVYPGNDWHERETWDMFGIIFDGHPALTRILMPDDWPGHPQRKDYPLGGIPVEYKGGVVPPPDQRRAFN, encoded by the coding sequence ATGAGCCCCGAGCAGAACTCCGGAGAGGTCGAGGGCACCCTCGACGAGGCAACCCAGGCCCACACCGCCAACATCGCCACCTGGCAGGACATCTCCGACGAGGCTCGCGAGCCCGTGAAGGTCGGCGAGCGCCACGGCATGTTCGGTGCGACCAAGGGCCACGACACCTCCGGCTACGGCGGTCTGGTCACCCCGACCCTGCTGCCCGGCGCGAGCCCGCGGCCCTACGGCTCGTGGTTCGACGAGGTGGCCGACCAGCTCGGCACCGCGCTCACGACCGGCGACGGCCCCGGGTACCACGAGGCCATCGAGCGGGTCGTCGTCGACCGCGGCGAGCTGACCTTCTTCGTCGCCCGCGAGCACCTGCTCGCCGTCGCCCGCGCGATGCGCGACACCCCGCAGCTGCGTTTCGAGATGTGCATGGGCGTCTCCGGGGTGCACTACCCCGAGGAGACCGGCCGCGAGCTGCACGCCGTCTACCCGCTGCTGTCGATCACCAACGGCAGCCGCCGCGTCCGCCTCGAGGTCGCCGCCCCCGACAGCGACCCACACATCCCGTCGATCATCTCGGTCTACCCGGGCAACGACTGGCACGAGCGCGAGACCTGGGACATGTTCGGCATCATCTTCGACGGGCACCCGGCCCTGACCCGCATCCTCATGCCGGATGACTGGCCGGGCCACCCGCAGCGCAAGGACTACCCGCTCGGCGGCATCCCCGTCGAGTACAAGGGCGGCGTCGTACCGCCGCCGGACCAGCGGAGGGCGTTCAACTGA
- a CDS encoding NuoB/complex I 20 kDa subunit family protein produces MGLEEKLPAGFVLTTLENVVGYMRKASIWPATFGLACCAIEMMAVGTPDYDIARFGMERFSATPRQADLMIVAGRVSQKMAPVVRQVYDQMPNPKWVISMGVCASSGGMFNNYAIVQGVDHIIPVDIYLPGCPPRPEMLLNAIIELHAQIQGSKLGVNRIAAARAAEAAALAATPTSLMAPTHDHLAHLAAPSGKNLLA; encoded by the coding sequence ATGGGACTCGAGGAGAAGCTGCCCGCCGGCTTCGTGCTGACCACGCTCGAGAACGTCGTCGGCTACATGCGCAAGGCCTCGATCTGGCCTGCGACGTTCGGTCTGGCCTGCTGCGCCATCGAGATGATGGCCGTCGGCACCCCTGACTACGACATCGCCCGGTTCGGCATGGAGCGGTTCTCCGCCACCCCCCGTCAGGCCGACCTCATGATCGTCGCCGGACGGGTCTCGCAGAAGATGGCTCCCGTCGTGCGGCAGGTCTACGACCAGATGCCCAACCCCAAGTGGGTCATCTCCATGGGCGTGTGCGCCAGCTCGGGCGGCATGTTCAACAACTACGCGATCGTCCAGGGCGTCGACCACATCATCCCCGTCGACATCTACCTGCCCGGGTGTCCGCCCCGCCCCGAGATGCTCCTGAACGCGATCATCGAGCTGCACGCCCAGATCCAGGGCAGCAAGCTCGGCGTCAACCGCATCGCCGCGGCCCGGGCGGCCGAGGCCGCAGCCCTCGCCGCGACCCCGACGTCGCTGATGGCCCCGACCCACGACCACCTGGCCCACCTCGCGGCTCCGAGCGGGAAGAACCTCCTCGCATGA
- a CDS encoding NADH-quinone oxidoreductase subunit A, which produces MSNPYAPIFILLALGFGFAALSVGTSLVVGPKRYNRAKLEAYECGIQPTPRAAGGGRVPVKYFLTAMLFIIFDIESIFLYPFAVAFDSLGLFALVEMVLFILTVFVAYAYVWKRGGLEWD; this is translated from the coding sequence ATGAGCAACCCCTACGCACCGATTTTCATCCTGCTCGCGCTGGGCTTCGGCTTCGCCGCGCTCTCCGTGGGCACCAGCCTCGTCGTCGGCCCCAAGCGCTACAACCGCGCCAAGCTGGAGGCCTACGAGTGCGGCATCCAGCCCACGCCGCGCGCCGCCGGTGGTGGCCGCGTGCCGGTCAAGTACTTCCTCACGGCGATGCTCTTCATCATCTTCGACATCGAGTCGATCTTCCTGTACCCGTTCGCGGTCGCCTTCGACTCCCTCGGCCTGTTCGCGCTGGTCGAGATGGTGCTGTTCATCCTCACCGTCTTCGTCGCCTACGCGTACGTGTGGAAGCGCGGCGGGTTGGAGTGGGACTGA
- a CDS encoding demethylmenaquinone methyltransferase codes for MSRASLDKDPRDVAAMFDDVASKYDVTNDVLSLGQDRLWRRAVVAACEAVPGQVVLDIAAGTGTSSEPFADSGVDVVPADFSLGMLRVGHQRRSDLGFTAADAMNLPFADESFDVVTMSFGLRNVADPDAALREFLRVTKPGGRLVICEFSQPTHKAFRTVYSNYLMRSLPAVARKVSSNPESYVYLAESIQAWPAQRGLAQRVSGAGWGEVQWRNLSGGIVALHRATKPTA; via the coding sequence ATGAGCCGCGCCTCCCTCGACAAGGACCCCCGCGACGTCGCCGCGATGTTCGACGACGTCGCGAGCAAGTACGACGTGACCAACGACGTGCTCTCGCTGGGCCAGGACCGGCTCTGGCGCCGTGCGGTGGTCGCGGCCTGCGAGGCCGTTCCCGGGCAGGTCGTGCTCGACATCGCCGCCGGGACGGGCACGAGCAGCGAGCCGTTCGCCGACTCCGGGGTCGACGTCGTGCCCGCCGACTTCTCGCTGGGGATGCTGCGCGTGGGCCACCAGCGCCGCTCGGACCTCGGGTTCACCGCTGCCGACGCGATGAACCTGCCCTTCGCCGACGAGTCCTTCGACGTCGTGACGATGAGCTTCGGGCTGCGCAACGTCGCCGACCCGGATGCCGCGCTGCGCGAGTTCCTGCGCGTCACCAAGCCGGGTGGTCGGCTCGTCATCTGCGAGTTCAGCCAGCCGACGCACAAGGCCTTCCGCACGGTGTACTCGAACTACCTCATGCGGTCGCTGCCCGCGGTGGCACGCAAGGTCAGCAGCAACCCCGAGTCCTACGTGTACCTCGCGGAGTCCATCCAGGCCTGGCCGGCGCAGCGCGGCCTGGCGCAGCGGGTGTCCGGGGCAGGCTGGGGCGAGGTCCAGTGGCGCAACCTCTCCGGCGGCATCGTCGCCCTCCACCGGGCGACGAAGCCGACCGCCTGA
- a CDS encoding isochorismate synthase, which produces MTSLPAGDRPSDPVASAAPLVSRTVPLPLELGTALLALLPVRGARDLCSWVRRGEGVIGWGRAASHTASGPDRMAELDHWWSALMAHAVVRDEVRRPGTGPIAFGSISYAASSPIGATLVVPEVVVGVRGGVAWLTTVALDATPAVPGAVEVIRQPAPQSPTDVAFADGSLSPADWAGAVADAVQRITDGDLDKVVLARDLEVSTTGELDVRWLLHRLAERYDTTWVFAVDGLVGATPELLVRREKGLVTSRVLAGTIRRTGDDDHDLALAASLARSSKDLEEHEYAVRSVADALAPHCSSMNVPEVPFVLHLSNVMHLATDVAGVLVDDASALALAASLHPSAAVCGTPTPVADAVIAELEHMDRGRYAGPVGWIDASGDGEFGIALRCGEVSTTDPSRMRLFAGCGIVAGSVPDDEVAESSAKLVPMRDALTASGPACPSPNVGEDRRLDDDLHPRSRDGSRGEAPGRVS; this is translated from the coding sequence ATGACCTCGCTGCCCGCGGGTGACCGACCGAGCGACCCCGTCGCCTCCGCCGCGCCCCTCGTCTCGCGCACCGTGCCCCTGCCCCTCGAGCTCGGCACGGCGCTGCTCGCACTGCTGCCCGTCCGCGGCGCTCGCGACCTGTGCTCGTGGGTGCGACGCGGCGAGGGTGTGATCGGGTGGGGTCGCGCGGCCAGCCACACGGCATCCGGCCCGGACCGGATGGCCGAACTCGACCACTGGTGGTCCGCCCTCATGGCGCACGCCGTCGTCCGCGACGAGGTGCGGCGCCCGGGCACGGGTCCGATCGCGTTCGGCTCCATCTCGTATGCCGCGTCCTCGCCCATCGGAGCGACGCTCGTCGTCCCCGAGGTCGTCGTCGGCGTCCGCGGCGGAGTCGCCTGGCTGACGACCGTCGCGCTGGATGCCACCCCTGCCGTCCCGGGTGCTGTCGAGGTGATCCGTCAACCGGCCCCTCAAAGCCCGACCGACGTCGCCTTCGCCGACGGCTCGCTCTCCCCCGCCGACTGGGCCGGCGCCGTCGCGGATGCCGTGCAGCGCATCACCGACGGTGACCTCGACAAGGTGGTGCTCGCCCGCGACCTCGAGGTGTCCACCACCGGAGAGCTCGACGTGCGCTGGCTGCTGCACCGCCTCGCCGAGCGCTACGACACCACGTGGGTGTTCGCCGTCGACGGCCTCGTCGGGGCCACCCCTGAACTGCTCGTGCGCCGCGAGAAGGGCCTGGTCACCTCCCGAGTGCTCGCGGGCACGATCCGACGCACCGGTGACGACGACCACGACCTGGCGCTCGCGGCATCCCTGGCCCGCTCCAGCAAGGACCTCGAGGAGCACGAGTACGCCGTGCGCTCGGTGGCCGACGCCCTCGCACCGCACTGTTCGTCGATGAACGTGCCCGAGGTGCCGTTCGTGCTGCACCTGTCCAATGTCATGCACCTGGCCACCGACGTCGCCGGGGTCCTCGTCGACGACGCATCGGCGCTGGCGCTCGCAGCCTCACTGCACCCCTCGGCCGCCGTGTGCGGCACCCCCACCCCCGTCGCGGATGCCGTCATCGCCGAACTCGAGCACATGGACCGCGGCCGCTACGCCGGGCCCGTGGGGTGGATCGACGCGTCCGGCGACGGCGAGTTCGGGATCGCCCTTCGGTGCGGGGAGGTCTCGACGACCGATCCTTCCCGGATGCGGCTGTTCGCCGGGTGCGGCATCGTCGCCGGGTCGGTGCCTGATGACGAGGTCGCGGAGTCGTCGGCCAAGCTCGTACCGATGCGCGACGCGCTCACGGCATCCGGGCCCGCCTGCCCTTCCCCGAACGTGGGTGAAGATCGTCGGCTGGACGACGATCTTCACCCACGTTCGCGGGATGGCTCGCGAGGTGAAGCGCCGGGCCGGGTCAGCTGA
- a CDS encoding geranylgeranyl reductase family protein: MSQTPQRTDVLVVGAGPAGSSAAAWAARAGRDVVLADAAVFPRDKTCGDGLTPRAIAELDRLGLGQWVREHAVNQGLRAHGFGQTLHLRWPGGSLPDHGSAVPRTELDDRIRTEAITSGATGVEGAKAVDARVEGGRVKSVTFTRGDETFDIECERLVVADGVRSGLGKVLGREWHKDTVYAVAGRCYVDSARADDPWISSHLELRSESGETLPGYGWIFPLGGGQVNVGVGTLATTKRPADVAIKPLMKHYTDLRRDDFELTGEQRMPTSALLPMGGAVSNVAGANWALIGDAAACINPLNGEGIDYGLETGRLLVDHLDDDLSVVWPALLQENYGEAFSIARRLAGVFTTPKILSALGPVGMRSDWLMTLALRWMGNLITEEDRDRSARVWRWAGRRSVAVDARPPFS, translated from the coding sequence GTGTCACAGACCCCGCAGCGCACGGATGTCCTCGTCGTCGGCGCCGGGCCGGCCGGATCGTCCGCGGCAGCGTGGGCTGCGCGTGCCGGCCGCGACGTCGTCCTGGCCGACGCGGCCGTCTTTCCCCGCGACAAGACCTGCGGCGACGGGCTGACCCCTCGCGCCATCGCCGAGCTCGACCGCCTCGGCCTGGGGCAGTGGGTTCGTGAGCACGCCGTCAACCAGGGCCTGCGCGCGCACGGCTTCGGGCAGACCCTGCACCTGCGTTGGCCCGGCGGTTCACTGCCCGACCACGGGTCGGCCGTGCCGCGCACCGAACTCGACGACCGCATCCGCACTGAGGCGATCACCTCGGGGGCCACCGGCGTCGAGGGGGCCAAGGCCGTCGACGCCCGCGTCGAGGGTGGGCGGGTCAAGTCCGTCACCTTCACGCGCGGCGACGAGACCTTCGACATCGAGTGCGAGCGGCTCGTCGTCGCGGATGGGGTGCGCTCGGGCCTCGGCAAGGTGCTCGGCCGTGAGTGGCACAAGGACACCGTGTACGCCGTGGCGGGTCGCTGCTACGTCGACTCGGCCCGCGCAGACGACCCGTGGATCAGCAGCCACCTCGAACTGCGGTCCGAGTCCGGTGAGACCCTGCCCGGGTACGGCTGGATCTTCCCGCTCGGTGGCGGCCAGGTGAATGTCGGCGTCGGCACCCTCGCGACGACCAAGCGCCCGGCGGACGTCGCGATCAAGCCGCTGATGAAGCACTACACCGACCTTCGCCGCGACGACTTCGAGCTCACCGGCGAGCAGCGCATGCCCACGAGCGCCCTGCTGCCCATGGGCGGTGCCGTCAGCAACGTTGCAGGCGCCAACTGGGCCCTCATCGGCGACGCCGCCGCGTGCATCAACCCGCTCAACGGCGAAGGCATCGACTACGGCCTCGAGACCGGACGGCTGCTCGTCGACCACCTCGACGACGACCTGTCGGTGGTCTGGCCCGCACTGCTCCAGGAGAACTACGGCGAGGCGTTCTCGATCGCCCGCCGCCTCGCTGGGGTGTTCACCACCCCGAAGATCCTCAGCGCGCTCGGCCCGGTCGGGATGCGCAGCGACTGGCTCATGACGCTCGCGCTGCGCTGGATGGGCAATCTCATCACCGAGGAGGACCGCGACCGCTCCGCGCGGGTGTGGCGCTGGGCCGGTCGTCGGTCCGTGGCGGTCGACGCCCGCCCGCCGTTCAGCTGA
- the menD gene encoding 2-succinyl-5-enolpyruvyl-6-hydroxy-3-cyclohexene-1-carboxylic-acid synthase: MNPSQALSTVLVDELVRGGVRDVVLSPGSRSAPLAYAVLAAERAGLLRLHVRVDERSAGFLALGLARGSGLPVAVITTSGTAVANIHPAVLEAHHAGVPVLVLSADRPHELRGTGANQTTTQPGIFGGSTRWFADLPAPVERPGLGPFWRSTVCRALAAATGATGGAPGPVHLNVALREPLVPAASDNSWVDDLDGRADGAPWVQAPVPPSTNRSLGVRPPTNDLALSEVARTLVVVGDTRDPALGERAAAWASERGHPLVAEPFGSAALRAEALPHGSLLLTATDWLDAHAPERVVVVGRPTLSRAVGALLRRPGLVVEVVAEDSQWPDPSHVACAVHPPLALRLGGPTVPEDDRGWGARWRAAAQQLADGVAAQPFPWPSGLAAAKAVVDGLPDDAVLVLGPSNPVRDLDLAVAGPIADDVLANRGLAGIDGVVSTAVGISLTRAPAPAFALLGDLTFLHDTNGLLIGPDEVTPHLTLVVINDDGGGIFATLEPGAPEREADFERVFGTPTATDLAALCRAHGIRYDLVESSEALTDAVAEPQHGIRVVEVRVGRSTHRQALADLRALAAATLASL, from the coding sequence GTGAACCCGTCCCAGGCCCTGTCGACCGTGCTCGTCGACGAACTGGTGCGCGGCGGAGTGCGCGACGTCGTGCTCAGCCCGGGCTCGCGGTCGGCTCCGCTCGCGTACGCCGTGCTCGCGGCGGAACGCGCAGGGCTCCTGCGGCTGCACGTGCGAGTCGACGAGCGCAGCGCCGGCTTCCTCGCGCTGGGTCTGGCCCGCGGCTCGGGTCTGCCGGTGGCCGTCATCACCACCTCGGGCACCGCGGTCGCCAACATCCATCCGGCCGTTCTCGAGGCCCACCACGCCGGCGTGCCCGTGCTGGTGCTGTCGGCCGACCGGCCGCACGAGCTGCGGGGGACCGGCGCGAACCAGACGACGACCCAACCCGGCATCTTCGGCGGCTCGACCCGCTGGTTCGCCGACCTGCCGGCTCCGGTGGAGCGCCCCGGGCTCGGGCCGTTCTGGCGAAGCACCGTCTGCCGGGCACTCGCGGCCGCCACGGGCGCCACGGGTGGGGCGCCCGGCCCGGTGCACCTGAACGTCGCGCTGCGCGAACCCCTCGTACCCGCTGCCTCCGACAACAGCTGGGTCGACGACCTCGACGGCAGGGCCGACGGCGCCCCGTGGGTACAGGCCCCCGTACCCCCATCGACCAATAGGTCACTCGGGGTACGGCCGCCGACGAACGACCTGGCGCTGTCGGAGGTGGCCCGCACTCTGGTCGTCGTCGGCGACACCCGCGACCCGGCTCTCGGTGAACGAGCCGCCGCCTGGGCGTCCGAGCGCGGTCATCCCCTTGTCGCCGAGCCCTTCGGCAGTGCAGCGCTCAGAGCCGAAGCGCTGCCGCACGGTTCGCTGCTCCTCACCGCCACCGACTGGCTCGACGCCCACGCCCCGGAGCGCGTCGTCGTCGTCGGGCGCCCGACCCTGTCCCGGGCCGTCGGGGCACTGCTGCGCCGACCGGGGCTCGTGGTCGAGGTGGTGGCCGAGGACAGCCAGTGGCCCGACCCGTCGCACGTCGCCTGCGCCGTGCACCCCCCGCTGGCGTTGCGCCTCGGCGGGCCGACCGTTCCCGAGGATGACCGCGGCTGGGGGGCCAGGTGGCGAGCGGCGGCCCAACAGCTGGCGGATGGCGTTGCCGCACAGCCGTTCCCGTGGCCGAGCGGTCTCGCCGCGGCCAAGGCCGTGGTCGACGGCCTCCCCGATGACGCCGTTCTCGTCCTCGGCCCGAGCAACCCGGTCCGCGACCTCGACCTCGCCGTGGCGGGCCCGATCGCCGACGACGTGCTGGCCAACCGCGGCTTGGCCGGGATCGACGGTGTCGTCTCCACGGCGGTCGGCATCTCCCTGACCCGAGCGCCCGCCCCGGCCTTCGCGCTCCTCGGCGACCTGACCTTCCTCCACGACACCAACGGGCTGCTGATCGGCCCCGACGAGGTGACCCCCCACCTCACCCTTGTCGTCATCAACGACGACGGCGGCGGCATCTTCGCCACCCTCGAGCCCGGGGCACCCGAGCGGGAGGCAGACTTCGAGCGGGTGTTCGGTACCCCCACCGCAACCGACCTGGCAGCGCTCTGCCGAGCACACGGCATCCGGTACGACCTCGTGGAATCGAGCGAAGCCCTGACGGACGCGGTCGCCGAGCCACAACACGGCATCCGCGTCGTCGAGGTGCGTGTTGGCCGCAGCACGCACCGGCAGGCCCTTGCCGACCTGCGAGCCCTCGCCGCCGCCACCCTCGCCTCCCTGTAG
- a CDS encoding mycothione reductase: MPHHDLVIIGSGSGNSLLTPELAGLDVAIVEAGTFGGTCLNVGCIPTKMLVLPADRVVAAADAARLGVAFDPPRVDWPAIRDRVFGRLDAISEGGRAYRQHQQSTTLYEAHARFVGPSRLSLSTGEQLTADRIVVAAGSRALGLDVEGLREPDPARGLHTSDTVMRLGSLPPRMVVIGGGFVACELAHVFSALGVAVTQIQRGPSLLRHHEEVIAQRYTQVAANHHDVRLRTSPTSAVHEDGVWRVHLDGDDGPTHVEAEVVLLAVGRRPNGDRLDAASGGLDLHPDGRVVVDAELRTTAPGVWALGDVSAEHQLKHVANHEARIVAHNLAVDLGRTAGPSRRTDDRPVPHAVFGHPQVASFGATSAELDAAGTPYVTATQRVGDTAYGWALEDTTGLLVIHADPAGQILAAHCLGPHASTLIQPLVQAATFGQPAHEVARGQYWIHPALAEVVENALLGLPGQSR, encoded by the coding sequence ATGCCGCACCACGACCTCGTCATCATCGGCAGCGGCTCGGGCAACTCGCTGCTGACACCCGAACTTGCCGGCCTCGACGTCGCGATCGTCGAGGCCGGCACGTTTGGTGGCACGTGCCTGAACGTGGGCTGCATCCCGACCAAGATGCTCGTCCTGCCCGCCGACCGGGTGGTGGCCGCCGCGGATGCCGCCCGGCTGGGAGTGGCGTTCGACCCGCCTCGCGTTGACTGGCCGGCCATTCGGGACCGGGTCTTCGGGCGCCTCGACGCCATCTCCGAGGGCGGCCGCGCCTATCGGCAGCACCAGCAGTCGACGACCCTCTACGAAGCCCACGCGAGATTCGTGGGCCCGAGCCGATTGTCCCTGTCGACGGGCGAGCAGCTCACCGCCGACCGCATCGTCGTCGCGGCCGGGTCGCGGGCGCTCGGGCTCGACGTCGAGGGCCTGCGTGAGCCCGACCCCGCCCGCGGCCTGCACACGAGTGACACCGTGATGCGGCTGGGCTCCCTTCCCCCACGAATGGTCGTCATCGGCGGCGGCTTCGTCGCCTGCGAGCTCGCGCACGTGTTCTCGGCGTTGGGCGTCGCCGTCACCCAGATCCAGCGCGGCCCGAGCCTGCTCCGGCATCACGAGGAGGTGATCGCGCAGCGCTACACCCAGGTCGCCGCAAACCACCACGACGTGCGGCTGCGGACCTCCCCGACGTCGGCCGTGCACGAGGACGGGGTCTGGCGCGTCCACCTGGACGGCGACGACGGCCCCACCCACGTCGAGGCCGAGGTGGTGCTGCTCGCCGTCGGGCGGCGACCGAACGGCGACCGTCTCGACGCGGCATCCGGGGGTCTGGACCTGCACCCCGATGGGCGCGTCGTCGTGGATGCCGAGCTGCGCACCACCGCGCCCGGGGTCTGGGCCCTGGGCGATGTCAGTGCCGAGCACCAGCTCAAGCACGTCGCGAACCACGAGGCCCGCATCGTCGCCCACAACCTCGCCGTCGACCTCGGCCGCACGGCCGGGCCGTCGCGGCGCACGGACGACCGGCCGGTCCCGCACGCCGTGTTCGGCCACCCGCAGGTCGCGTCGTTCGGCGCGACGTCGGCGGAGCTCGACGCGGCGGGCACCCCTTACGTCACCGCGACCCAGCGCGTCGGCGACACCGCCTACGGGTGGGCGCTCGAGGACACCACCGGCCTGCTGGTCATCCACGCCGACCCGGCCGGGCAGATCCTCGCGGCACACTGCCTCGGCCCGCACGCGTCGACCCTGATCCAGCCCCTCGTGCAGGCGGCCACCTTCGGACAGCCCGCCCACGAGGTCGCCCGGGGGCAGTACTGGATCCACCCGGCTCTCGCCGAGGTCGTGGAGAACGCGCTGCTCGGGTTGCCGGGTCAGTCGCGCTGA
- a CDS encoding VOC family protein: protein MIDVRWMWAFLDTPLNDRAASWDYWSTVTGWALSEPRGDHAEFATLLPDDGDPWVKVQAVAQGAGGIHVDLDVEDVRVAADRATALGAIEVGTLGAPPAVVVLRSPAGLPFCLTTWQGEHTQVREGVSELIDQVCIDLPAEVHDLETSFWEALTGWSWRPTDVPEFSCLTRPDGIPIRFLFQRLGEEHGPARAHLDLACVDRAATRARHVAAGAHVVDDRDFWTVLRDPVGRLYCLTDRTPVQAWVQRD from the coding sequence GTGATCGACGTCCGCTGGATGTGGGCCTTCCTCGACACGCCCCTGAACGACCGGGCAGCGTCATGGGACTACTGGTCGACGGTCACCGGCTGGGCGCTGTCGGAGCCTCGGGGTGATCACGCCGAGTTCGCCACGCTCCTGCCCGATGACGGCGACCCGTGGGTGAAGGTGCAGGCGGTCGCGCAGGGCGCGGGCGGCATCCACGTCGACCTCGACGTCGAGGACGTGCGAGTGGCCGCCGACCGCGCCACGGCCCTCGGCGCCATCGAGGTGGGCACGCTGGGCGCGCCACCCGCCGTCGTCGTCCTGCGATCACCCGCAGGGCTGCCGTTCTGCCTCACGACCTGGCAGGGCGAGCACACCCAGGTACGCGAGGGGGTGTCCGAGCTCATCGACCAGGTCTGCATCGACCTTCCAGCCGAGGTCCACGACCTCGAGACGTCCTTCTGGGAGGCCCTGACAGGGTGGTCGTGGCGACCGACCGACGTCCCGGAGTTCTCGTGCCTGACCCGACCCGACGGCATCCCGATCAGGTTCCTGTTCCAGCGACTCGGTGAGGAGCACGGGCCGGCACGGGCACACCTCGACCTTGCCTGTGTCGACCGTGCGGCGACGCGAGCCCGACACGTGGCGGCCGGGGCGCACGTCGTCGACGACCGTGACTTCTGGACGGTTCTGCGTGACCCCGTCGGCCGGCTCTACTGCCTCACGGACCGCACCCCGGTGCAGGCCTGGGTTCAGCGCGACTGA
- a CDS encoding o-succinylbenzoate synthase has product MNVPPVGDLLAALRVVAIPMRVPFRGVTTREVALISGPNGWGEFGAFLEYGPQEASRWLASAIETACHPWPDAVRHEIAVNATIPAVPAAQVAGVLARFPGCTTAKVKVAERGQRLDDDVARVAEVRAVMGPSARLRVDANGAWSVDEAVEALGRLAAYDLEYAEQPCAHVEQLRDLRVALVRAGVDVPVAADESIRKAEDPLRVRDLEAADLIVVKVAPLGGVRSALAIVQECGLPAVVSSALDTSVGISSGVALAAALPTLEHACGLGTVALLAGDVTPCPLLPDHGALRAGRVAVDEALLDRWAAPPERATWWADRVANCHAVLAAAPQEGGMP; this is encoded by the coding sequence GTGAACGTGCCACCGGTCGGTGACCTCCTTGCGGCGTTGCGCGTCGTCGCGATCCCCATGCGCGTCCCATTTCGAGGCGTGACCACCAGAGAGGTCGCGCTCATCAGCGGCCCGAACGGGTGGGGCGAGTTCGGCGCCTTCCTCGAGTACGGGCCGCAGGAGGCATCGCGCTGGCTCGCCAGCGCGATCGAGACCGCATGTCACCCCTGGCCGGATGCCGTGCGGCACGAGATCGCCGTCAACGCCACCATTCCAGCCGTGCCCGCTGCCCAGGTGGCGGGTGTCCTCGCCCGGTTTCCGGGGTGCACGACGGCCAAGGTCAAGGTCGCCGAGCGAGGGCAGAGGCTCGACGACGACGTCGCGAGGGTAGCCGAGGTGCGCGCCGTCATGGGTCCCTCGGCCCGGCTGCGCGTCGACGCCAATGGGGCGTGGTCCGTGGACGAGGCGGTAGAGGCACTCGGCCGTCTGGCCGCGTACGACCTCGAGTACGCCGAGCAGCCGTGCGCGCACGTCGAGCAGTTGCGGGACCTGCGCGTGGCACTGGTTCGCGCGGGAGTCGACGTGCCGGTCGCCGCCGACGAGTCCATCCGCAAGGCCGAGGACCCCCTGCGGGTCCGAGACCTCGAGGCCGCCGACCTCATCGTCGTCAAGGTCGCCCCGCTCGGGGGGGTGCGCTCGGCGTTGGCCATCGTGCAGGAGTGCGGCCTTCCCGCGGTGGTGTCGTCGGCGCTGGACACCAGCGTCGGCATCTCCTCCGGGGTGGCGCTCGCGGCAGCCCTGCCCACGCTCGAGCACGCCTGCGGGTTGGGCACGGTGGCCCTGCTCGCCGGAGACGTCACCCCCTGCCCACTCCTGCCGGACCACGGGGCGCTCAGGGCTGGGCGGGTGGCCGTCGACGAGGCACTGCTCGACCGGTGGGCCGCGCCACCGGAGCGTGCGACGTGGTGGGCCGACCGGGTCGCCAACTGCCATGCCGTGCTGGCCGCCGCTCCGCAGGAAGGGGGGATGCCGTGA
- a CDS encoding CopG family transcriptional regulator yields the protein MRTTVTIDDDLLRAAKVLAAKEDRSMSSVLEEALRALLERAQAADAERRSAFDLPVFEGSFTVDPNNNSAMRDAMERV from the coding sequence ATGCGCACGACGGTGACCATCGATGACGATCTGCTGCGTGCCGCCAAGGTGCTCGCAGCGAAGGAGGACCGCAGCATGAGCAGTGTCCTGGAGGAAGCGCTGCGCGCGCTGCTCGAGCGCGCCCAGGCAGCCGACGCCGAGCGGCGCTCAGCGTTCGACCTCCCCGTGTTCGAGGGGTCCTTTACCGTGGACCCAAACAACAACTCGGCCATGCGTGATGCCATGGAGCGCGTGTGA